In one Colletotrichum destructivum chromosome 2, complete sequence genomic region, the following are encoded:
- a CDS encoding Putative NAD(P)-binding domain, NAD(P)-binding domain superfamily, whose translation MSSTNVKTVLFLGATGGCGLSALRRSLDAGFTCIALCRTPSKLTSLLPSEKYPNLRVEQGNAHDAGEVARHVLSPLDPTRFVDAVVSCIGAWFDMRKMNLEDVHVCEKGMAVLLNVIKNLRTEKGVSGSPRIIGLSSTGISKFGRDTPLLVAPLYKGLLHTPHEDKRAMEELLFASNEAWSVIRASFLTNGIEQPSSAVRVGIEDPVEGVEELAIGYYIAREDVGKWIFENVLQKDGNDGFVRKVVTVTY comes from the coding sequence ATGTCGTCCACCAACGTCAAGACCGTTCTCTTCCTTGGAGCCACAGGAGGATGTGGCTTGTCGGCTCTGCGCCGGTCTCTGGATGCCGGCTTCACGTGCATCGCCCTGTGCCGCACCCCGTCCAAGCTGACCTCCCTTCTGCCGTCCGAGAAGTATCCAAATCTGCGCGTCGAGCAGGGCAACGCCCACGACGCTGGCGAAGTCGCCCGCCATGTCTTGTCACCTCTTGACCCAACCcgcttcgtcgacgccgtcgtctcctGCATCGGCGCCTGGTTCGACATGCGGAAGATGAACCTCGAAGACGTTCACGTATGCGAAAAGGGCATGGCCGTCTTGCTCAATGTCATCAAGAACCTGCGCACCGAGAAAGGCGTCTCTGGAAGCCCACGCATCATCGGACTCAGCAGTACGGGTATCTCCAAGTTTGGGAGGGACACGCCTCTTCTTGTTGCGCCGCTCTACAAGGGCCTGTTGCACACACCTCATGAAGACAAGCGCGCcatggaggagctgctgTTCGCAAGCAACGAGGCCTGGTCTGTTATCCGCGCCAGCTTCCTCACCAACGGCATAGAGCAGCCGTCCAGTGCCGTCCGGGTTGGTATCGAGGACCCTGTTGAGGGCGTGGAAGAGCTTGCTATTGGGTATTACATTGCTCGTGAGGATGTTGGCAAGTGGATATTTGAGAACGTTCTTCAAAAGGATGGCAACGATGGGTTCGTCCGCAAAGTAGTGACTGTCACTTACTAA
- a CDS encoding Putative glycoside hydrolase family 47, six-hairpin glycosidase-like superfamily codes for MANRRQRRVIIIAVFLLGFFAFHTLRSSGPPPHKHADIRLVKSSFDWAAHQHKYPIAPLSMHRLPTQRPKPLPRVQFDFGAQRMRKNDATSESRRHAVRDVFVKSWNSYKEHAWGFDELTPVTAKGKNTFGGYAATLVDALDTLWIMDLRDDFDAALAVVASMDWDDTEETAVNVFETTIRHLGGLLSAYDLSGEPVLLLKAIELGDMLYAAFDTPNRMPPFWLDFEAAKNGNLVAGTADPSASPCSLGLEFTRLSQITGDPKYFDAIERVKLFLEKTQRESRLPGMWPALINFRDESVTQHNEFTLGALADSLYEYLPKMFALLGGTDPAYEKMYRHAMHVVEQYLLFRPMLPDGQDILFSGTAFAEGNVRRNPESQHLSCFVGGMFGLGGKLFGIDEHVSLAERLARGCGWAYSSFPTGLMPEIFGMVTCDTLDTCEWDEERWKREGASDLNKGFSHARDPRYILRPEAIESIFLMYRMTGNPEYQEIAWTMFQSIAKATETEYANSAIEDVTVRGETKKLDSMESFWLSETLKYFYLIFSPPGLVNLDDYVLNTEAHPLRRQSP; via the exons ATGGCCAATCGACGACAGCGGCGTGTCATAatcatcgccgtcttcttgttggGGTTCTTTGCCTTCCACACTCTTCGTTCGAGCGGTCCGCCGCCTCACAAACATGCCGATATTCGCCTCGTCAAGAGCAGCTTCGACTGGGCCGCCCACCAGCACAAGTACCCGATAGCTCCGCTCTCGATGCACCGACTGCCGACCCAACGTCCGAAACCCCTCCCACGCGTCCAATTCGACTTTGGCGCGCAGCGCATGCGCAAGAACGATGCGACATCCGAGTCGCGACGGCACGCGGTGCGAGACGTCTTCGTCAAGAGCTGGAACAGCTACAAGGAGCACGCCTGGGGGTTCGACGAGCTCACCCCCGTCAcggccaagggcaagaatACCTTTGGCGGCTATGCGGCTACcctcgtcgatgccctcgacACGCTGTGGATTATGGACTTGCGCGACGACTTCGACGCTgcgctggccgtcgtcgcatcCATGGATTGGGACGACACAGAAGAAACGGCAGTCAATGTCTTCGAGACAACCATCCGCCACCTCGGCGGTCTCTTGAGCGCCTACGACCTCAGCGGAGAGcccgtgctgctgctcaaAGCCATTGAACTGGGCGACATGCTGTATGCCGCCTTCGACACGCCGAACCGGATGCCGCCTTTTTGGCTCGACTTTGAGGCCGCGAAAAATGGaaacctcgtcgccggcacgGCCGACCCTTCGGCATCGCCTTGTTCGCTAGGGCTAGAGTTCACGAGGCTATCCCAAATCACCGGGGACCCCAAGTACTTCGACGCCATTGAGAGGGTCAAGTTATTCCTGGAAAAGACGCAGCGAGAGAGCCGGTTGCCTGGCATGTGGCCAGCTCTCATCAACTTTCGAGACGAGTCCGTCACGCAACACAACGAATTCACACTCGGCGCTCTGGCCGACTCTTTGTACGAGTACCTGCCCAAGATGTTTGCCTTGCTTGGAGGAACCGATCCGGCCTACGAAAAGATGTATCGTCACGCCATGCACGTTGTCGAGCAGTACCTCCTGTTTCGCCCCATGCTTCCCGATGGCCAAGACATCTTGTTTTCCGGGACAGCCTTTGCCGAAGGCAACGTGAGGCGAAATCCAGAGAGCCAGCACTTGTCATGCTTCGTTGGTGGCATGTTCGGGCTGGGTGGCAAGCTGTTCGGGATCGACGAACACGTGAGCTTGGCCGAGAGGCTGGCTCGTGGCTGCGGCTGGGCCTATAGTTCGTTCCCCACAGGACTCATGCCCGAGATTTTTGGCATGGTCACTTGCGACACCCTGGACACCTGCGAGTGGGATGAGGAGCGGTGGAAGCGTGAAGGCGCCTCCGATCTGAACAAGGGCTTCTCCCATGCTCGTGACCCGCGATACATCCTCCGAcccgaggccatcgagagCATCTTCCTGATGTACAGAATGACCGGCAACCCCGAATACCAGGAGATAGCCTGGACCATGTTTCAATCCATCGCCAAGGCTACCGAGACGGAGTATGCGAACTCGGCTATCGAAGACGTAACAGTTAGGGGCGAGACAAAGAAGCTGGACTCAATGGAG AGCTTCTGGCTGTCCGAGACGCTGAAATACTTTTACCTGATCTTCTCGCCTCCTGGtctcgtcaacctcgacgacTATGTCTTGAATACGGAGGCGCATCCACTGAGACGGCAATCTCCTTGA
- a CDS encoding Putative L-2-Haloacid dehalogenase, phosphoglycolate phosphatase-like, domain 2, HAD superfamily — MTSPNMVQQQSMIKAVFFDFMGTCLNWHASVTESLPSSIPKTEASDFALEWRRQYFLEIAERYHKGLEPEDIDTTFARVLDRLLEQSPEHVAHFDPGTRSRLINAWHSQPAWADVPRAIQSIREDMGLEVFVHANGTTRLQLDLVRSSGLNFNMLFSSQLLGVYKPSPDSYKKALELVKLKPEEVVLVAAHAYDLRGAREVGLRTAYVHRWTDDVDEDMEKVKYEFDAFLEDMTCLPRIIDGFSKGEPLMKKV, encoded by the coding sequence ATGACATCGCCTAACATGGTTCAGCAGCAATCCATGATCAAAGCTGTATTCTTCGATTTTATGGGGACTTGTCTCAACTGGCATGCGAGCGTGACCGAGTCTCTTCCTTCATCGATTCCCAAAACCGAAGCCTCGGATTTCGCACTTGAATGGCGCAGACAGTACTTCCTTGAGATTGCTGAGCGGTATCACAAAGGCCTCGAGCCCGAAGACATTGACACCACTTTTGCccgcgtcctcgaccgccttCTCGAACAGTCTCCCGAACATGTCGCACACTTCGACCCGGGTACCAGATCGCGATTGATCAATGCATGGCATTCTCAGCCTGCATGGGCCGATGTACCCAGGGCCATTCAGAGTATCCGCGAGGACATGGGTCTCGAAGTGTTCGTGCACGCCAACGGCACAACACGGCTGCAGCTGGATCTTGTTCGTTCTTCGGGGCTCAATTTCAACATGCTTTTCTCCAGCCAGCTCTTGGGTGTCTACAAGCCTAGTCCGGATTCGTATAAAAAGGCCCTAGAACTGGTCAAACTCAAACCAGAGGAGGTGGTCTTGGTCGCCGCCCACGCTTATGACTTGCGTGGGGCTCGGGAGGTCGGGTTGAGGACGGCGTATGTGCATCGCTGGACTGACGAcgtggacgaggacatggagaAGGTCAAATATGAATTCGATGCCTTTCTAGAAGATATGACTTGTCTGCCTAGAATTATCGATGGTTTTTCCAAGGGAGAGCCGTTGATGAAGAAGGTCTAG
- a CDS encoding Putative purine-cytosine permease, giving the protein MADIEASRPTSTEGYPHDQDKGYETTKVRPENGISKTSSKIHNLLRLGRVEEHGIEPIPLAERTSTRYLNAFTIWFSMNANILPITFGMLGPSLFGLSLRDSSLVILFFTLLSTLAPAFLATLGPKTGMRSMIQARFSFGRYLVSVPVALNLATLTGFCVIICVVGGQCLSAVTKGALSPDLGIVLIALLSLLISFCGFRVLHFYETYAFIPAVIAIVIATGCGGSRLKEQAEMPPATAPSVLSFGMIVASYMIPWACIASDLTTYFDPRVRGASYRVFAYSYLGLISPTILLMTLGSAIAGAIANVPEWQDGYDTTLVGGVLAAMLSPAGGFGKFIVVILAFTLLGNVSGTMYAITLNFQTLVPWLVRVPRYVFSIVVTAIMIPVAIKAADDFFLNLENFVALIGYWSASFVGIVLVEHFVFRRGDAKLYDHHIWNTASSLPSGAAALGSGMLSFALGIPCMAQAWWTGPIAEITGDIGFEVAFILSALLYVPLRFLERRVLHR; this is encoded by the exons ATGGCTGACATCGAGGCCTCGCGACCAACATCCACGGAAGGGTACCCTCACGACCAGGACAAGGGGTACGAGACAACGAAAGTCAGGCCTGAAAATGGAATATCAAAAACCAGCAGCAAGATCCACAACCTGCTGCGCCTGGGCCGAGTCGAGGAGCACGGTATCGAGCCGATCCCCCTCGCGGAACGAACATCTACTCGCTACCTCAACGCCTTCACCATCTGGTTTTCAATGAATGCCAACATTCTTCC TATCACATTCGGAATGCTGGGGCCGTCGCTGTTCGGTCTAAGCCTCCGCGACTCCTCGCTTGTaatcctcttcttcacaCTGCTTTCGACCTTGGCCCCGGCTTTCCTTGCCACTTTGGGGCCCAAGACTGGGATGCGCTCAATGATCCAGGCGCGATTCAGCTTTGG GCGCTATTTGGTATCCGTGCCAGTGGCTCTAAACTTGGCCACCCTGACGGGCTTCTGCGTCATCATATGTGTTGTTGGCGGCCAGTGCCTCTCGGCCGTCACAAAGGGTGCCCTCAGCCCTGATTTGGGCATCGTACTCATTGCTCTTCTGTCTCTTTTGATCTCGTTTTGTGGGTTCAGGGTTCTGCATTTCTACGAGACATACGCCTTCATCCCAGCAGTGATTGCCATAGTCATCGCCACTGGATGTGGCGGCTCGAGACTCAAGGAACAGGCCGAGATGCCTCCcgcaacggcaccgtcagTCTTGAGCTTCGGCATGATTGTCGCATCTTACATGATCCCTTGGGCCTGTATTGCCTCAGACCTAACAACTTACTTTGACCCAAGAGTCCGCGGTGCTTC GTATCGCGTGTTCGCGTATAGCTATCTCGGTTTAATCTCGCCCACTATCCTTCTCATGACACTTGGTAGTGCGATTGCTGGTGCCATAGCCAATGTTCCCGAATGGCAAGACGGCTACGATACAACGCTTGTTGGTGGTGTCTTGGCTGCCATGCTGTCGCCCGCTGGTGGTTTTGGCAAGTTTATTGTCGTCATCCTCGCATTCACCCTTCTCGGTAACGTCTCTGGTACAATGTATGCCATCACACTCAACTTCCAGACCTTGGTTCCTTGGCTGGTTCGGGTTCCTCGCTATGTTttctccatcgtcgtcacAGCCATCATGATCCCGGTTgccatcaaggccgccgatgacTTTTTTCTCAACTTGGAAAACTTTGTGGCCTTGATCGGGTACTGGTCAGCCTCCTTTGTTGGTATTGTCTTGGTTGAACACTTTGTTTTCCGTAGAGGAGATGCAAAGCTTTACGACCACCACATCTGGAACACGGCCTCTAGTCTCCCCAGCGGTGCGGCAGCTCTTGGATCGGGTATGCTGAGTTTTGCCCTGGGCATTCCCTGCATGGCCCAGGCTTGGTGGACTGGGCCGATTGCTGAGATCACTGGAGATATTGGGTTCGAGGTGGCTTTCATCCTGAGTGCGCTATTATACGTACCGTTGAGGTTTCTTGAGAGGCGGGTTCTTCACCGATAG
- a CDS encoding Putative alpha-L-arabinofuranosidase, glycosyl hydrolase, all-beta, glycoside hydrolase superfamily, whose protein sequence is MATFTKIAEDARPSISLNPSHIISKIDDNVYGGFTEHMGRCIYGGIYDPGNPLSDENGFRKDVIEAFKELNCPVVRYPGGNFVATYHWIDGVGPKEKRPKRPELAWIGVETNEFGTDEFMKWCEVVGAEPYLALNFGTGTLDEALAWVEYCNSDKDTYYANLRRQNGREKPYNVKYWALGNEMWGPWQVGQMTKEDYAKQAYQWAKALKLLDPSLELILCGETGFSTWDTYVIKECITWSVHGLGGSTTASLIDMHSIHLYTASEDHLKNATAPRAAERAIEITGGLIDLARIENKVPPTCKRQKICFDEWNVWDPVRAPGEEGGEESYTLSDALAVGVWLNVFVRQAKYVGMANIAQSVNVISPLMTTKEGITKQTTWWPLLLFSKYMRGSTIATHVRSPEYEGATEPNWIRGAIETPFLDVSATVDDNGFVNLAVVNVHETKSFSVDLEGIKEGADVQVYTVTGENVRVVNKGDENPVGIAESKWDGKGAYEFQKASVTLLRWKH, encoded by the exons ATGGCGACCTTTACCAAAATTGCCGAGGATGCGCGCCCCAGCATCTCGCTGAACCCCTCCCACATCATCTCCAAGATCGATGACAACGTCTACGGTGGCTTCACCGA GCACATGGGAAGATGTATCTACGGCGGCATTTACGACCCCGGCAACCCGCTCTCCGACGAGAACGGCTTCCGCAAGGATGTCATTGAGGCCTTCAAGGAGCTGAACTGCCCTGTTGTACGCTATCCCGGCGGCAACTTCGTCGCTACCTACCACTGGAtcgacggcgttggcccCAAGGAGAAGCGTCCCAAGAG ACCCGAGCTGGCTTGGATCGGCGTTGAGACCAATGAGTTTGGAACAGACGAGTTCATGAAGTGGTGTGAGGTCGTTGGCGCGGAGCCTTACCTGGCCCTCAACTTCGGTACCGGCACGCTCGATGAGG CTCTGGCCTGGGTTGAGTACTGCAACTCCGACAAGGACACCTACTACGCCAacctccgccgccagaaTGGCCGCGAGAAGCCTTACAAT GTCAAATACTGGGCCCTGGGCAATGAGATGTGGGGTCCCTGGCAGGTCGGCCAAATGACCAAGGAGGACTACGCCAAGCAGGCCTACCAATGGGCCAAGGCCCTCAAGCTTCTCGATCCCTCGCTGGAGCTGATCCTCTGCGGCGAGACCGGCTTCAGCACCTGGGATACGTACGTGATCAAGGAGTGCATCACCTGGAGCGTgcacggcctcggcggcagcaccaccGCTTCCCTGATCGACATGCACAGCATCCACCTCTACACCGCGTCCGAAGACCATCTCAAGAACGCCACCG CACCCAGAGCTGCCGAGCGCGCCATTGAGATTACGGGTGGTCTCATCGACCTGGCTCGTATCGAGAACAAGGTGCCCCCGACATGCAAGAGGCAAAAGATCTGCTTCGACGAGTGGAATGTTTGGGACCCTGTCCGAGCTCctggcgaagaaggcggcgaggaatC CTACACCTTGTCGGATGCTCTCGCAGTCGGTGTCTGGCTGAACGTCTTCGTCCGCCAGGCCAAGTACGTCGGCATGGCCAACATTGCCCAGTCCGTCAACGTCATCTCCCCCCTGATGACTACCAAGGAGGGTATCACCAAGCAGACCACCTGGTGGCCTCTGCTGCTCTTCAGCAAGTACATGAGAGGCTCTACCATCGCCACCCACGTCCGCTCGCCAGAGTACGAGGGCGCCACCGAGCCCAACTGGATCCGGGGCGCCATTGAGACCCCTTTCCTCGACGTTAGTGCCACCGTTGACGACAACGGCTTCGTCAACCTTGCCGTTGTCAACGTCCACGAGACCAAGAGCTTCTCCGTCGATCTCGAAGGCATCAAGGAGGGGGCCGATGTCCAGGTCTACACCGTCACCGGAGAGAACGTTAGGGTTGTCaacaagggcgacgagaacCCCGTTGGTATTGCCGAGAGCAAGTGGGACGGCAAGGGCGCGTACGAGTTCCAGAAGGCCTCAGTCACGCTGCTGAGATGGAAGCACTAG
- a CDS encoding Putative major facilitator, sugar transporter, major facilitator superfamily, producing the protein MALPPKWYQFLVSVFASLGSFNYGYDLGVIASAIASASFKTKFGEDPNEIGAVVSVFTGGGFIGAGLAGPTGDKLGRKLTILIGASIFVLGGALQAAAQSLAFLYAGRALAGIGVGFLTMIIPMYQAELCHPSIRGRVTALQQFMLGVGALAAAWISYGTYIGFAEDDNNQWRVSLGIQCIPGGILALLILLFPESPRWLIDHGRVDEGLQTLAKLHAHGDVNDAWVRAEFDQIQESIAVEHEGSAKSYKELFTDKSCFRRLFLACALQASIQMTGVSAIQYYSVAIYEKIGIAGDETLRYQAISSVIALVAQFLCMMLIDKTGRRWPLILGNIGNCITFIIATILLAKFPPGSENASGSAAWGFIAMTWLYNFSFSATCGPLSWIIPAEIFDMKTRSKGVSIATMISYAFNTLIGQTTSVALDDKSGIGWRWYILFIVCNFTNAIFFWAFLPETARRPLEEMRYLFTEAPLFIPTLDMKTVETHDLERRVEAVEQKRENL; encoded by the exons ATGGCGCTCCCTCCCAAGTGGTACCAGTTCCTTGTGAGCGTTTTCGCCTCGCTCGGTTCCTTCAACTATGGTTATGACTTGGGTGTCATTGCCTCTGCCATTGCCTCGGCTTCCTTCAAGACCAAGTTCGGCGAAGATCCCAACGAGAT TGGTGCTgtcgtctccgtcttcaCCGGAGGTGGTTtcatcggcgccggtctTGCCGGTCCCACCGGTGACAAACTCGGCCGTAAACTGAccatcctcatcggcgcTTCCATCttcgttctcggcggcgctctCCAGGCCGCAGCCCAGTCTCTGGCCTTCCTCTACGCCGGCCGCGCCCTCGCTGGTATCGG TGTCGGTTTCTTGACCATGATTATCCCCATGTACCAGGCCGAACTATGCCACCCCAGTATCCGTGGACGAGTTACCGCTCTGCAACAATTCATGCTCGGTGTTGgtgcccttgccgccgcctggaTCTCATACGGCACCTACATCGGATTCGCCGAGGACGATAACAACCAGTGGCGTGTCAGTCTGGGTATCCAGTGCATCCCCGGTGGTATCCTCGCTCTGCTCATTCTGCTGTTCCCCGAGTCTCCCCGTTGGCTCATCGACcacggccgcgtcgacgagggacTCCAGACCCTGGCCAAGCTCCACGCGCACGGCGACGTCAACGATGCTTGGGTCCGCGCCGAGTTCGACCAGATCCAAGAGTCCATCGCTGTCGAGCACGAGGGCTCCGCCAAGTCCTACAAGGAACTGTTCACCGACAAGTCCTGCttccgccgcctcttccttgCCTGCGCCCTGCAAGCGTCCATCCAGATGACTGGCGTCAGTGCCATCCAGTACTACTCGGTCGCCATTTACGAGAAGATtggcatcgccggcgacgagacTCTCCGCTACCAGGCCATCTCCtccgtcatcgccctcgtTGCCCAGTTCCTCTGCATGATGCTCATCGACAAgaccggccgccgctggcccTTGATCTTGGGCAACATCGGCAACTGCATCACCTTCATCATTGCCACCATCCTGCTCGCCAAGTTCCCCCCCGGCTCCGAGAACGCCAGCGGAAGCGCCGCATGGGGCTTCATTGCCATGACCTGGCTCTACAACTTCAGCTTCAGCGCCACTTGCGGTCCTCTCTCGTGGATCATCCCTGCCGAGATCTTTGACATGAAGACTCGTTCCAAGGGTGTCTCGATCGCCACCATGATCTCGTACGCTTTCAACACCCTCATCGGTCAGACGACCTCTGTGGCTCTGGACGACAAGAGCGGAATCGGCTGGCGCTGGTACATTCTCTTCATT GTGTGCAACTTCACCaacgccatcttcttctgggccTTCCTTCCCGAGACCGCCAGACGTCCCCTTGAGGAGATGAGATACCTGTTCACCGAGGCACCCCTCTTCATCCCGACGTTGGACATGAAGACCGTCGAGACGCACGACCTCGAGCGAAGAGTCGAGGCTGTCGAGCAGAAGCGGGAGAACCTTTGA
- a CDS encoding Putative short-chain dehydrogenase/reductase SDR, NAD(P)-binding domain superfamily: MSSKRILLVTGANTGIGYETVKALLQSERPYHIILGSRSADKGEAAIAQLKTEFSSSISSLELIQVDVANDDSILKAFQTVKDKHGVLDVLVNNAGASHDFTPQTYDPDDIKTLRQNFNKSYDVNTSGTHVITHVFAPLLLKSTDPRVLFVTSGLSDLHGLETLGLSPLQPHSVTPAGWPKPYTMQAGYRSSKAALNMVMLNWHWLLKADGVKVWCISPGFLATGLGGNPELLKKMGAGEPSEGGNLIKKVVEGERDADVGKVVNKGGIQSW, from the exons ATGTCTTCCAAGCGCATTCTGCTCGTTACCGGTGCCAATACGGGCATCGGATACGAAACCGTCAAGGCCTTGCTTCAATCCGAACGGCCGTACCACATCATTCTTGGATCCAGGTCTGCAGACAAGGGCGAAGCTGCCATCGCCCAACTCAAAACGGAATTCTCATCCTCTATCAGCTCCCTGGAGCTCATTCaagtcgacgtcgccaaTGACGATTCTATTCTCAAGGCGTTCCAGACCGTCAAGGACAAACACGGGGTCCTCGATGTTTTAGTAAACAACGCCG GCGCTTCTCATGACTTTACCCCTCAAACCTACGACCCAGATGATATCAAAACTCTCCGTCAAAACTTCAACAAATCATACGATGTCAACACTTCCGGCACCCATGTGATCACTCACGTATTCGCCCCACTTCTCCTCAAGTCTACCGATCCCCGTGTTTTGTTCGTCACCAGCGGGCTTTCAGACCTCCATGGCTTGGAGACGCTTGGTTTGTCCCCGCTTCAGCCTCATAGCGTTACGCCGGCCGGTTGGCCAAAACCATACACCATGCAGGCAGGGTACCGCTCGAGCAAAGCCGCGCTCAACATGGTCATGCTGAACTGGCACTGGTtgctcaaggccgacggcgtgaAGGTGTGGTGCATTTCCCCGGGTTTCTTGGCCACCGGCCTGGGAGGAAATCCTGAGTTACTCAAGAAGATGGGCGCGGGGGAACCAAGCGAAGGAGGAAACTTGATCAAAAAGGTAGTGGAGGGCGAACGAGATGCTGATGTCGGTAAAGTTGTCAACAAAGGCGGAATCCAGTCTTGGTGA
- a CDS encoding Putative phospholipase/carboxylesterase/thioesterase, alpha/Beta hydrolase, with translation MELPVEESTARHVCIVSPANGHKHTHTFILLHGRDSNCDEFSSEFFESEISEDLAELLARREGAYPDTAPHPRTLQALFPSFKWVFPNALPILSERFGTSLNQWFDIWSVESPSERPEIQETGLRHNASFIAKVMADESRLVSWDRLYLGGISQGFTTAVAAYLAGGQQLGGLIGFSSWANPALAQYGLLSVGEERLPASGFSLTDGMKATCVFVTHSMDDDVVPVQNGRVLRDALRNIGQSNIEWHEYEHGGHWIAEPEGVDDLVRFLRRTMD, from the coding sequence ATGGAATTGCCGGTCGAGGAATCGACTGCACGACATGTGTGCATCGTCAGCCCCGCAAACGGCCACAAGCATACACATACCTTCATTCTTCTCCACGGAAGAGACAGCAACTGCGACGAGTTTTCGAGCGAGTTCTTTGAAAGCGAAATATCGGAAGACCTAGCCGAACTTCTTGCTCGGCGGGAGGGAGCATATCCAGACACAGCACCACACCCGCGAACCCTACAAGCTTTGTTCCCCAGCTTCAAATGGGTCTTTCCCAACGCTCTCCCCATCCTTTCTGAGCGTTTCGGCACGTCTTTGAACCAATGGTTTGACATTTGGTCTGTCGAGAGCCCAAGCGAGCGCCCCGAGATTCAAGAGACGGGTTTGAGGCACAACGCCAGCTTCATTGCCAAAGTCATGGCCGATGAGTCACGTCTGGTGTCCTGGGATAGGCTATATCTAGGCGGCATTAGCCAAGGGTTTACCACGGCTGTTGCTGCCTACCTGGCAGGCGGACAGCAATTGGGAGGCCTCATCGGATTCTCTAGCTGGGCCAATCCAGCGCTGGCACAGTATGGGCTGCTAAGCGTCGGTGAAGAGCGTCTGCCGGCATCAGGGTTCAGTCTTACAGATGGAATGAAGGCTACTTGCGTCTTTGTAACCCACTCAATGGACGACGATGTTGTCCCCGTACAAAACGGGCGTGTCCTGCGAGACGCTTTGCGCAACATCGGTCAGTCGAACATCGAGTGGCATGAGTACGAACACGGCGGGCATTGGATTGCCGAGCCTGAAGGCGTGGATGACCTTGTTCGCTTCCTCAGACGCACCATGGACTAG
- a CDS encoding Putative NmrA-like domain, NAD(P)-binding domain superfamily, translating into MTTKSVLLIGANGTLGAKLLDALVAAKSFKLSVLKRAGSRSKIPYAADQVQTIEVDDDLSFEGLKTALRGQDAVIVSFPLRNGEQHLRIAEAASAAGVKHFMPADFGSIDADNPRARELIPLYRHKLAVRQKAQELAEANPDFAWTGIVCGHFFDWGLQKGFLHAYLDRKEIDIIDGGNIKASASLLSRVGDAVVRILNLGVTDATKNRTLFIQSFCVTQNELLQSLERATGSTWTVNKVDSESFIEEHKRKADAGDAEAIEDLVFAVGQLDADWTKRDEFAMKTLGLEDEDLDAAVADIVANSTP; encoded by the coding sequence ATGACAACCAAATCAGTCCTCCTTAtcggcgccaacggcacACTAGGCGCCAAACTCTtggacgccctcgtcgcagCCAAGTCATTCAAGCTCAGCGTCCTCAAGAGAGCCGGTTCCCGGAGCAAGATCCCGTATGCGGCGGACCAGGTGCAGAccatcgaggtcgacgatgacCTTTCCTTCGAGGGCCTCAAGACTGCTCTCCGAGGCCAGGATGCCGTCATCGTAAGCTTCCCTCTGCGAAATGGCGAGCAACACTTGCGCATCGCAGAGGCCGCCTCGGCTGCGGGGGTGAAGCACTTCATGCCCGCCGACTTCGGCAGCATTGACGCCGATAACCCCCGCGCACGGGAACTCATCCCGCTCTACCGCCACAAGCTCGCCGTCCGCCAAAAAGCTCAGGAGCTGGCAGAGGCAAACCCCGACTTCGCCTGGACCGGCATCGTGTGTGGTCACTTTTTTGACTGGGGTCTCCAGAAAGGATTCTTGCATGCCTACCTCGACAGAAAGGAAatcgacatcatcgacggcggcaacatCAAGGCCTCAGCCTCCTTGCTCTCAAGAGTCGGGGATGCCGTGGTGCGCATTCTCAACCTAGGCGTCACCGATGCGACGAAGAACAGGACGTTGTTTATTCAGAGCTTCTGCGTAACCCAGAATGAGCTGCTCCAGAGCCTCGAGAGAGCGACAGGATCGACTTGGACGGTAAACAAGGTTGATTCCGAAAGCTTCATCGAGGAACACAAGAGAAAGGCCGACGCTGGCGATGCTGAGGCAATCGAAGACCTCGTCTTTGCTGTCGGCCAGCTGGATGCGGATTGGACCAAGCGTGATGAGTTTGCCATGAAGACTTTGGGGCtggaggacgaggacttGGATGCAGCTGTAGCGGACATTGTAGCGAACTCGACACCCTAG